One window from the genome of Actinoplanes teichomyceticus ATCC 31121 encodes:
- a CDS encoding glycosyltransferase family 2 protein, translated as MSSVSVVIPCYRYGDYLRACVDSVLDNPGVDVRVLIIDDASPDDSADKARAIAESDPRVEVRVHTENKRHIATYNEGLLDWADGDYTVLLSADDLLTPGALTRAVALLDANPNVGFAYGHPVHFQHPGPPPPARDTGGSTVYDGHWWLERRFREGTGCITSPEVVVRTKLQREVGGYDPDLPHAADIEMWMRLASHADVGYVKADQAYYRLHGQNMHAAEGALNDLRERKIAYESVLTKCRHLLPEADRLDAMVHRRLARFALRRAFRAYDRGRTAVVPEDELVAFAAECWPEYRSLPEFRALRVRRRIGARTMPYLQPVVLSAVAAKGREWLWWQSWRRRGI; from the coding sequence GTGAGTTCGGTCAGCGTCGTGATCCCGTGCTACCGGTACGGCGACTATCTGCGGGCGTGTGTGGACAGCGTGCTCGACAACCCGGGCGTCGACGTCCGGGTGCTGATCATCGATGACGCGTCGCCGGACGACTCGGCCGACAAGGCGCGGGCCATCGCCGAGAGCGACCCGCGCGTCGAGGTGCGGGTGCACACCGAGAACAAGCGGCACATCGCCACGTACAACGAGGGCCTGCTGGACTGGGCCGACGGTGACTACACCGTGCTGCTGTCCGCCGACGACCTGCTGACCCCGGGGGCGCTGACCCGGGCGGTGGCGCTGCTGGACGCCAACCCGAACGTCGGCTTCGCCTACGGCCACCCGGTGCACTTCCAGCACCCGGGCCCGCCGCCGCCGGCCCGTGACACCGGGGGCAGCACCGTCTACGACGGGCACTGGTGGCTGGAACGGCGGTTCCGGGAGGGCACCGGGTGCATCACCTCGCCGGAGGTGGTGGTGCGCACCAAGCTGCAGCGCGAGGTCGGCGGGTACGACCCGGACCTGCCGCACGCCGCCGACATCGAGATGTGGATGCGGCTGGCGTCGCACGCCGACGTCGGCTACGTCAAGGCCGACCAGGCGTACTACCGGCTGCACGGGCAGAACATGCACGCCGCCGAGGGGGCGCTCAACGACCTGCGGGAACGCAAGATCGCGTACGAGTCGGTGCTGACCAAGTGCCGGCACCTGCTGCCCGAGGCGGACCGCCTGGACGCCATGGTGCACCGGCGGCTGGCCCGGTTCGCGCTGCGCCGGGCGTTCCGCGCGTACGACCGCGGCCGCACCGCCGTGGTCCCGGAGGACGAGCTGGTCGCGTTCGCCGCGGAGTGCTGGCCGGAGTACCGCAGCCTGCCGGAGTTCCGCGCCCTGCGGGTGCGTCGGCGCATCGGGGCGCGGACCATGCCGTACCTTCAGCCGGTGGTCCTCTCCGCGGTCGCCGCCAAGGGCCGGGAATGGCTCTGGTGGCAGTCCTGGCGCCGCCGGGGCATCTGA
- a CDS encoding DegT/DnrJ/EryC1/StrS family aminotransferase, translated as MDLQAAHAEVAEEVDAGFKRVLATTGFIGGAEVTAFEREFAEFSGAAHCVGVANGTDAVELALRAAGVRAGDEVVVPANTFVGTAEPVARIGARVVLADIDPHTYLVDVDKMLAAVGPRTRAVVPVHLYGQLADAARLRAELAGSGVAVVEDAAQCQGALRHGRGAGAEGIAATSFYPGKNLGAYGDAGAVLTPDEDQATRVRTLGSHGGLTKYVHEVVGVNSRLDALQAVVLRAKLARLAAWNRARRAAAARYDELLSGLDVIRPATLDGNEHVWHLYVVRVPGGPGRRDAVLARLHEAGVGAAIHYPYPLHRTPAFADPRHPAGSFPVAERVAGEILSLPLYPQITADQQETTVRALAAAL; from the coding sequence GTGGATCTGCAAGCCGCGCACGCCGAGGTCGCCGAGGAGGTGGACGCCGGCTTCAAACGGGTGCTGGCCACCACCGGCTTCATCGGCGGCGCCGAGGTGACGGCGTTCGAGCGCGAGTTCGCCGAGTTCTCCGGCGCCGCGCACTGCGTCGGCGTCGCCAACGGCACCGACGCGGTCGAGCTCGCGCTGCGCGCCGCCGGGGTGCGGGCCGGCGACGAGGTGGTGGTGCCGGCCAACACGTTCGTCGGCACCGCCGAGCCGGTCGCCCGGATCGGCGCCCGGGTCGTGCTCGCCGACATCGACCCGCACACCTACCTCGTCGACGTGGACAAGATGCTCGCCGCGGTCGGCCCGAGGACCCGGGCGGTCGTCCCGGTCCACCTCTACGGCCAGCTGGCCGACGCCGCGCGGCTGCGGGCCGAGCTGGCCGGCAGCGGCGTCGCGGTGGTCGAGGACGCGGCACAGTGCCAGGGCGCGCTGCGGCACGGCCGCGGCGCGGGCGCCGAGGGCATCGCCGCGACCAGCTTCTACCCGGGCAAGAACCTCGGCGCCTACGGCGACGCCGGCGCGGTCCTGACGCCCGACGAGGACCAGGCCACCCGGGTACGGACGCTGGGCAGCCACGGCGGCCTGACGAAGTACGTGCACGAGGTGGTCGGCGTCAACAGCCGCCTGGACGCGCTGCAGGCCGTGGTCCTGCGCGCCAAACTGGCCCGGCTCGCGGCGTGGAACCGGGCCCGGCGCGCCGCCGCCGCGCGCTACGACGAGCTGCTGTCCGGCCTGGACGTGATCCGCCCGGCCACCCTGGACGGCAACGAGCACGTCTGGCACCTGTACGTGGTCCGCGTCCCCGGCGGCCCGGGCCGCCGCGACGCCGTGCTGGCCCGCCTGCACGAGGCCGGGGTCGGCGCGGCCATCCACTACCCGTACCCGCTGCACCGGACGCCCGCGTTCGCCGACCCGCGGCACCCGGCCGGCAGCTTCCCGGTGGCCGAGCGGGTGGCCGGCGAGATCCTGTCGCTGCCGTTGTACCCGCAGATCACCGCGGACCAGCAGGAGACGACCGTGCGGGCGCTCGCCGCGGCGCTCTGA
- a CDS encoding lipase family protein: MPFRTRIPTVLLAAILAGAGAAPLPARADGGESRGAAPLPARAAAAVTSRGVAIPAFYTPPATLPAADGALVRSEPLRLALSLPGITGTLPGTATRIMYRSTDSGGGPVAVTGAYVEPAAPWLGPGPRPLVVLAPGTMGQGDQCSTSLALQRGLVVGAGAGRTTVSIGYEILAMYRLLAKGIAVVQTDYPGLGATDRLHTYVNRVDEAHAVLDAARAVRALPDTSITARSAVGLYGYSQGGGAVAAAAELQSSYAPDVRLKATYAGAPPANLAEVTAAIDGTELVGALGWSVNGFVQSDPELRPLVDEYLGDAGRAVLADLSTMCVGDALLAYAGRRSSAWTTDGRSLAQVIAAEPRLRTFLDEQRIGARRPAGVVRVATGLRDNLVPHAQSRTMAADWCRLGGAVVYAPVVLPETGSPLLNHVGPLLTDQGPAVDWLSHRLAGLPAVSTCAVLPLQP; encoded by the coding sequence ATGCCCTTCCGCACCCGCATCCCCACCGTACTGCTGGCCGCGATCCTCGCCGGCGCCGGCGCCGCCCCGCTGCCGGCACGGGCCGACGGCGGTGAGTCCCGCGGCGCCGCCCCGCTGCCGGCGCGGGCCGCCGCTGCCGTCACGTCCCGCGGCGTCGCCATCCCCGCGTTCTACACCCCGCCGGCCACGCTGCCGGCCGCCGACGGGGCGCTGGTGCGCAGCGAGCCGCTGCGCCTGGCGTTGTCCCTGCCCGGCATCACCGGCACCCTGCCGGGCACCGCGACCCGGATCATGTACAGGTCCACCGACTCGGGCGGCGGCCCGGTCGCCGTGACCGGCGCCTACGTCGAGCCGGCCGCACCCTGGCTCGGACCCGGCCCGCGGCCGCTGGTCGTCCTCGCGCCCGGCACGATGGGCCAGGGCGACCAGTGCTCCACCTCCCTGGCCCTGCAGCGCGGCCTGGTCGTCGGCGCCGGCGCCGGCCGGACCACCGTGTCCATCGGCTACGAGATCCTGGCCATGTACCGGCTGCTCGCCAAAGGCATCGCGGTCGTGCAGACCGACTATCCGGGGCTCGGCGCGACCGACCGGCTGCACACCTACGTCAACCGGGTGGACGAGGCACACGCCGTGCTGGACGCGGCCCGGGCGGTCCGGGCGCTGCCGGACACCTCGATCACGGCGAGGTCCGCCGTCGGCCTCTACGGGTACAGCCAGGGCGGGGGAGCGGTCGCCGCGGCCGCGGAACTGCAGTCGTCCTACGCGCCAGACGTGCGGCTCAAGGCCACGTACGCGGGCGCGCCGCCGGCGAACCTCGCCGAGGTGACGGCGGCGATCGACGGCACCGAGCTGGTCGGCGCGCTGGGCTGGTCGGTGAACGGGTTCGTCCAGTCCGACCCGGAGCTGCGGCCACTGGTCGACGAGTACCTCGGCGACGCCGGCCGGGCCGTGCTGGCCGATCTGTCCACGATGTGTGTCGGTGACGCGCTGCTCGCCTATGCCGGGCGGCGCAGCTCGGCGTGGACCACGGACGGGCGGTCCCTGGCACAGGTCATCGCGGCCGAACCGCGCCTGCGGACCTTCCTCGACGAGCAGCGTATCGGCGCCCGCAGGCCGGCCGGTGTGGTCCGCGTCGCCACCGGCCTGCGCGACAACCTCGTGCCGCACGCCCAGTCCCGCACGATGGCCGCCGACTGGTGCCGGCTCGGCGGCGCCGTGGTCTACGCCCCGGTCGTGCTGCCGGAGACCGGCAGTCCGCTGCTGAACCACGTCGGGCCGCTGCTGACCGACCAGGGTCCCGCGGTGGACTGGCTCAGCCACCGCCTGGCGGGCCTGCCGGCGGTGTCCACCTGCGCCGTCCTGCCGCTGCAACCCTGA
- a CDS encoding MFS transporter, with translation MYLTIRDRPGKGEAAGPGGRAPRVATTVVLLGVVSLLTDISSEMVTAVLPLYLTAELGLGLLAYGVVDGLYQGVSALVRIFGGYLNDRTNRPKWVAVSGYGISALSRIALVPAHTFAAITAVITADRLGKGFRTAPRDALIADASDPGALGRAFGVHRALDTVGAALGPLVAFALLLLVPGGYRAVFVASFAFGLVGVAVLVLFVPDRRTAGGGLPVRRLFAELAAPRLRRPLLAAGLLGLCTVGDGFLYLSLQHSGDFAARWFPLMYVGTNLVYLALAVPLGRLADRAGRARVFVGGHVALLAVYLVAAGSGGGVLPTLLALALLGVYYAATDGVLPALISRRVPAQARGSGIAAAQTVVVLTRFAVSLAFAGLWEAIGPASALCLAAGCLAAGLGAASWLLKGIDA, from the coding sequence GTGTACCTCACCATCCGGGACCGGCCGGGCAAGGGCGAGGCGGCCGGTCCCGGCGGCCGGGCGCCGCGGGTGGCCACCACGGTCGTCCTGCTCGGCGTGGTCAGCCTGCTCACCGACATCTCGTCGGAGATGGTGACCGCCGTCCTGCCGCTCTACCTGACCGCCGAGCTCGGGCTCGGGCTGCTGGCGTACGGCGTGGTCGACGGGCTCTACCAGGGCGTCAGCGCCCTGGTCCGGATTTTCGGCGGCTACCTCAACGACCGGACGAACCGGCCGAAGTGGGTCGCCGTGTCCGGCTACGGCATCTCCGCGCTGAGCCGGATCGCGCTGGTGCCGGCGCACACCTTCGCGGCGATCACCGCCGTCATCACCGCCGATCGGCTCGGCAAGGGCTTCCGCACCGCGCCGCGGGACGCGCTGATCGCCGACGCCTCCGATCCGGGGGCGCTGGGCCGGGCGTTCGGCGTGCACCGGGCGCTGGACACCGTCGGCGCCGCGCTCGGCCCGCTGGTCGCCTTCGCGCTGCTGCTGCTCGTGCCCGGCGGCTACCGCGCGGTGTTCGTGGCGTCGTTCGCGTTCGGGCTCGTCGGGGTCGCCGTACTCGTGCTGTTCGTGCCGGACCGGCGCACCGCCGGCGGCGGCCTGCCGGTCCGGCGGCTGTTCGCCGAGCTGGCCGCCCCGCGCCTGCGGCGCCCGCTGCTGGCCGCCGGGCTGCTCGGGCTGTGCACCGTCGGCGACGGTTTCCTCTACCTGTCGTTGCAGCACAGCGGCGACTTCGCGGCCCGCTGGTTCCCGCTGATGTACGTCGGCACCAACCTCGTCTACCTCGCGCTGGCCGTCCCGCTGGGCCGGCTCGCCGACCGGGCGGGGCGGGCCCGGGTGTTCGTCGGCGGGCACGTCGCGCTGCTCGCCGTCTACCTGGTCGCCGCCGGCTCCGGCGGCGGGGTGCTGCCCACCCTGCTGGCGCTGGCCCTGCTCGGCGTGTACTACGCGGCCACCGACGGCGTGCTGCCCGCGCTGATCAGCCGGCGGGTCCCGGCGCAGGCGCGCGGCAGCGGGATCGCCGCGGCGCAGACCGTCGTCGTGCTGACCCGGTTCGCCGTCTCGCTGGCCTTCGCCGGCCTGTGGGAGGCGATCGGGCCGGCGTCCGCCCTGTGCCTCGCCGCCGGCTGCCTCGCGGCCGGCCTCGGGGCCGCATCCTGGCTGTTGAAAGGCATCGACGCGTGA
- a CDS encoding biotin/lipoyl-containing protein, whose translation MNPVLVPTNDVNSEHGVLVMWFADDGAEVAKDELLAEVETSKAVLEVLAPVAGVLLHRAGKGAEVPLTEPIAMLFDDVAARDAYVAQQAAAAADRPAGGPRATVKAVRRAAQLGVDLSTLGLDRLITVKDVEAAVAQPAAAAAVGPAELPAPLAGAPGRQRILLVGAALGATQVLDILAGSTTQQAVAIVDDDVSRWGGEVHGVPVVGGTGRLTELFRAGAFDAAVIAIGRSPAVRARFRQVCADAGIPLANAIDPTAKIATDVRLGQGNIICAFCHVATGVRMGDNNFFSAYTSFDHHSVIGNDNATGPSCYTSGKVTIGDRVRFGTGIVIEPDVQIGDDAAIASGAVIVSSVPAEHAVKTKIVTTTVVPLRR comes from the coding sequence TTGAATCCGGTCCTGGTGCCCACCAACGACGTCAACAGCGAGCACGGCGTCCTGGTGATGTGGTTCGCCGACGACGGCGCCGAGGTGGCGAAGGATGAGCTGCTCGCCGAGGTGGAGACGAGCAAGGCGGTGCTGGAGGTGCTCGCCCCGGTCGCCGGGGTGCTGCTGCACCGGGCCGGCAAGGGCGCCGAGGTCCCGCTGACCGAGCCGATCGCGATGCTCTTCGACGACGTCGCGGCCCGCGACGCCTACGTCGCGCAGCAGGCCGCCGCGGCGGCGGACCGGCCCGCCGGTGGCCCGCGCGCCACGGTCAAGGCGGTGCGGCGCGCCGCGCAGCTCGGGGTGGACCTGTCCACCCTGGGCCTGGACCGGCTGATCACGGTGAAGGACGTGGAGGCCGCGGTCGCGCAGCCGGCCGCCGCGGCCGCGGTCGGTCCGGCCGAGCTGCCCGCGCCGCTGGCCGGCGCGCCCGGCCGGCAGCGCATCCTGCTGGTCGGCGCGGCGCTCGGCGCCACCCAGGTGCTCGACATCCTGGCCGGCAGCACCACCCAGCAGGCGGTCGCGATCGTCGACGACGACGTGTCCCGGTGGGGCGGCGAGGTGCACGGGGTGCCGGTGGTCGGCGGCACCGGCCGGCTGACCGAGCTGTTCCGGGCGGGCGCGTTCGACGCGGCGGTCATCGCGATCGGGCGGTCTCCGGCGGTACGCGCCCGGTTCCGTCAGGTGTGCGCGGACGCGGGCATCCCGCTGGCCAACGCCATCGACCCGACCGCGAAGATCGCCACCGACGTACGGCTCGGCCAGGGCAACATCATCTGCGCGTTCTGCCACGTCGCGACCGGCGTGCGGATGGGCGACAACAACTTCTTCTCGGCGTACACCTCGTTCGACCACCACAGCGTGATCGGCAACGACAACGCGACCGGACCGTCCTGCTACACCTCCGGCAAGGTGACCATCGGCGACCGGGTCCGCTTCGGCACCGGCATCGTGATCGAGCCGGACGTGCAGATCGGCGACGACGCCGCGATCGCCTCCGGCGCGGTGATCGTCAGCTCGGTGCCGGCCGAACACGCGGTCAAGACGAAGATCGTGACGACGACGGTGGTGCCGCTGCGCCGCTAG
- a CDS encoding Ig-like domain-containing protein yields MPTLPRSRSILATLACALTVLLGAPAPPATAHPYPAARQAVAAQPCVRQGQANYPVEYYWKNAFGTRLGGGAIAVTTSPSLWGGQIAPGSGFSLTLTHRTAGWPLLVSTYTTTWDLSSLLAHADIVGQSGTGTISGTTLSITSGSKADPPAKTIAFQVRQGTAGNSMTIRPTGISSVLAAPGQLGNNTAATPIQIAAGQSIAPTRAADDTATAQGKAISVPVLANDTATAPTISSVTRPANGTATISGANVSYTPGPGFVGTDTFTYTVTTACGTGTAEVTVTVACTDTPIRLANGSFETSPVNGVQFLPAASTNPGIGWHTTDASGDLEFWSSGTNGVPAADGRQFAELNAYQAATLYQDLPTVPGTRMTWSLQHRGRAGTDVMQVLVGAPGATVAQTPAGASTPDISDGDTAWGRHTGVYVVPAGQTVTRFAFQSVATAGNDPGMGNFLDGVTFETPACPSA; encoded by the coding sequence ATGCCGACACTGCCCCGATCTCGATCCATCCTCGCCACGCTGGCCTGCGCCCTGACAGTGCTGCTGGGCGCGCCCGCGCCACCGGCGACAGCGCACCCGTATCCCGCCGCGCGGCAGGCCGTCGCCGCGCAGCCCTGCGTCCGCCAGGGGCAGGCCAACTATCCGGTCGAGTACTACTGGAAGAACGCGTTCGGGACGCGGCTGGGCGGCGGAGCGATCGCGGTCACCACCTCCCCGTCGCTGTGGGGCGGCCAGATCGCACCGGGAAGCGGTTTCAGCCTCACCCTCACCCACCGCACCGCCGGCTGGCCGCTGCTGGTCAGCACCTACACCACCACCTGGGACCTGTCGTCGCTGCTGGCCCACGCCGACATCGTCGGCCAGTCCGGCACCGGCACCATCAGCGGCACCACCCTGTCGATCACCTCCGGCAGCAAGGCCGATCCACCGGCCAAGACCATCGCGTTCCAGGTCCGCCAGGGCACCGCCGGAAACAGCATGACCATCCGGCCGACCGGGATCAGCAGCGTTCTCGCCGCCCCCGGCCAGCTCGGGAACAACACCGCCGCCACCCCGATCCAGATCGCCGCCGGACAGTCCATCGCGCCCACCCGGGCCGCTGACGACACCGCCACCGCCCAGGGCAAAGCCATCAGCGTGCCGGTCCTGGCCAACGACACCGCCACCGCACCGACGATCAGCAGCGTCACCCGGCCCGCCAACGGAACCGCGACGATCTCCGGCGCCAACGTGAGCTACACGCCCGGCCCGGGCTTCGTCGGCACCGACACCTTCACCTACACCGTCACCACCGCCTGCGGTACCGGCACCGCCGAGGTAACCGTCACCGTCGCCTGCACCGACACACCCATCCGCCTGGCCAACGGCAGCTTCGAAACCTCGCCCGTGAACGGTGTCCAGTTCCTCCCCGCCGCCTCCACCAACCCGGGCATCGGCTGGCACACCACTGACGCCAGCGGCGACCTGGAGTTCTGGAGCTCCGGCACGAACGGGGTGCCCGCAGCCGACGGCCGGCAGTTCGCCGAGCTCAACGCCTACCAGGCCGCCACGCTGTATCAGGATCTGCCGACCGTCCCGGGAACGCGGATGACCTGGTCGCTGCAGCACCGGGGCCGGGCGGGCACCGACGTGATGCAGGTGCTGGTCGGCGCGCCGGGCGCCACCGTGGCCCAAACCCCGGCCGGGGCCTCCACACCCGACATCTCCGACGGCGACACCGCCTGGGGCCGTCACACCGGGGTGTACGTCGTACCCGCCGGCCAGACCGTCACGCGCTTCGCGTTCCAGTCGGTGGCGACCGCGGGCAACGATCCAGGAATGGGAAACTTCCTGGACGGGGTGACCTTCGAAACACCGGCCTGCCCGTCCGCGTGA
- a CDS encoding PD40 domain-containing protein — translation MSLRTRLAVFAAVLVLAVAGTAAFVLRLREQRREQVAAAPPVPVADLAAVTRQPHVVFRSTAIGDEYGRVAAVPLTDPTGPRAFTQASCDRVYAHAGEAVCLYAKPGFVTTYRAEVLDAGWAIRRSLPLSGVPSRTRLSPDGEWAATTTFVSGHAYSSPGDFSTETLITPLTGGGRSLNLESDFTLVVDGRRNTARDRNMWGVTFAADGDRFYATAASGDRTWLVRGSLSSRELVALREDAECPSLSPDGGRVAFKTRDGRPEGQWMIAVYDLATGRSTLLAEKHSVDDQIEWLDGEHVLYGLPRAGNGPSASDVWTVPADGTGAPRLFVPDAWSPAVVR, via the coding sequence GTGAGCCTGCGTACCCGGCTGGCGGTGTTCGCCGCCGTCCTCGTGCTGGCCGTGGCCGGTACGGCCGCCTTCGTCCTGCGCCTGCGCGAGCAGCGGCGCGAGCAGGTCGCCGCGGCGCCGCCGGTGCCGGTCGCCGACCTGGCCGCGGTCACCCGGCAGCCGCACGTCGTCTTCCGCAGCACCGCGATCGGCGACGAGTACGGTCGGGTCGCCGCCGTGCCGCTGACCGACCCGACCGGCCCGCGGGCGTTCACCCAGGCGTCCTGCGACCGGGTGTACGCCCACGCCGGCGAGGCGGTCTGCCTCTACGCCAAGCCCGGGTTCGTCACCACGTACCGGGCCGAGGTGCTGGACGCCGGCTGGGCGATCCGCCGGTCGCTGCCGCTGTCCGGGGTGCCCAGCCGCACCCGGCTCTCGCCGGACGGCGAGTGGGCGGCCACCACCACGTTCGTCTCCGGGCACGCGTACTCCTCGCCGGGCGACTTCTCCACCGAGACCCTGATCACCCCGCTGACCGGCGGCGGGCGGAGCCTGAACCTGGAGAGCGACTTCACGCTGGTGGTCGACGGCCGGCGCAACACCGCCCGGGACCGCAACATGTGGGGCGTCACGTTCGCCGCCGACGGCGACCGCTTCTACGCCACCGCGGCGTCCGGCGACCGCACCTGGCTGGTGCGCGGCAGCCTGAGCAGCCGGGAGCTGGTCGCGCTGCGCGAGGACGCCGAGTGCCCGTCGCTGTCCCCGGACGGCGGCCGGGTGGCGTTCAAGACCCGCGACGGCCGGCCCGAGGGACAGTGGATGATCGCCGTCTACGACCTGGCCACCGGCCGCTCCACGCTGCTGGCCGAGAAGCACAGCGTGGACGACCAGATCGAGTGGCTCGACGGCGAGCACGTGCTCTACGGCCTGCCGCGCGCCGGCAACGGGCCCTCGGCCAGCGACGTGTGGACCGTACCGGCCGACGGCACCGGCGCGCCGCGGCTGTTCGTCCCGGACGCCTGGTCGCCCGCCGTGGTGCGCTGA
- a CDS encoding thiamine pyrophosphate-dependent dehydrogenase E1 component subunit alpha, with protein sequence MSTALAPARAGTDERLTGAPGEPLAHRRYRRMRFIRRFEETLLRLFEEGALNGTTHACIGQEADAVAVTEHLTDGDHIFSNHRCHGHYLAHSGDALGLLAEIMGKEAGVCRGMGGSQHICAPGFKSNGVQGGIVPNAAGIALANQLSGTTAVSVVFIGDGTLGEGVVYETMNMAALWKLPLLVVCEDNRWAQSTPVAANLAGDMAARFTAFGVPVREVDSTDVEQLSAIAGEQIDLVRAGNGPRVLLIHTYRLCHHSKSDDERPAEEIAAHWLTEPLVVHGRRLDDADRLRIDAEVEAALDEVVATARALP encoded by the coding sequence ATGTCGACGGCGCTCGCGCCGGCGCGGGCCGGGACCGACGAGCGGCTCACCGGAGCGCCCGGCGAACCGCTCGCCCACCGGCGGTACCGGCGCATGCGGTTCATCCGGCGGTTCGAGGAGACGCTGCTGCGGCTGTTCGAGGAGGGCGCGCTGAACGGCACCACGCACGCCTGCATCGGGCAGGAGGCCGACGCGGTCGCGGTCACCGAGCACCTGACCGACGGCGACCACATCTTCAGCAACCACCGGTGCCACGGCCACTACCTCGCGCACTCCGGCGACGCGCTGGGCCTGCTCGCCGAGATCATGGGCAAGGAGGCGGGGGTCTGCCGCGGCATGGGCGGCAGCCAGCACATCTGCGCGCCCGGCTTCAAGTCCAACGGCGTGCAGGGCGGCATCGTGCCGAACGCGGCCGGCATCGCCCTGGCCAATCAGCTGTCCGGCACCACGGCGGTGAGCGTGGTGTTCATCGGCGACGGCACCCTGGGCGAGGGCGTGGTCTACGAGACCATGAACATGGCCGCCCTGTGGAAGCTGCCGCTGCTGGTGGTGTGCGAGGACAACCGGTGGGCGCAGAGCACGCCGGTGGCGGCCAACCTGGCCGGGGACATGGCGGCCCGGTTCACCGCGTTCGGGGTGCCGGTGCGCGAGGTGGACAGCACCGACGTCGAGCAGCTCAGTGCCATCGCCGGGGAGCAGATCGACCTGGTCCGCGCCGGGAACGGCCCGCGCGTGCTGCTCATCCACACGTACCGGCTGTGCCACCACTCCAAGAGCGACGACGAGCGCCCGGCCGAGGAGATCGCCGCGCACTGGCTCACCGAGCCGCTCGTGGTGCACGGCCGGCGCCTGGACGACGCCGACCGGCTGCGCATCGACGCCGAGGTGGAGGCCGCGCTGGACGAGGTCGTGGCGACGGCGAGGGCCCTGCCGTGA
- a CDS encoding alpha-ketoacid dehydrogenase subunit beta, with protein MIFAKELGDTLRGALADDRRVVLLGEDIADPYGGAFKVTRGLSTAFPQRVRTTPISEGAIAGISAGLALAGYRPIAEVMFGDFLTLMFDQVVNHIAKYQAMYAGQATCPVVVRAATGGHRGYGPTHSQSLEKHFLGVPHLRVVAASLYHDPRAVFADFLGRDEPVLYVEHKLLYPQHLSLPAHGRVGDLLATSEASPGMLPTVRLSAVPAADCSVSVLAYGYQALLAAQVIERLAVEEEIFAELIVPAQIAPMDWAPVERSVAVTGRLVTVEEGADGWSWGSEAASVISRRMFGRLDRPVDVVASAPTVIPSSKAKEAGVLVGSARIEAAVRAAAS; from the coding sequence GTGATCTTCGCGAAGGAGCTCGGGGACACGCTGCGCGGCGCGCTCGCCGACGACCGGCGGGTGGTGCTGCTCGGCGAGGACATCGCCGATCCGTACGGCGGCGCCTTCAAGGTCACCCGGGGACTGTCCACGGCGTTCCCGCAACGGGTGCGCACCACGCCGATCAGTGAGGGCGCCATCGCCGGGATCTCCGCCGGGCTGGCCCTGGCCGGGTACCGCCCGATCGCCGAGGTGATGTTCGGCGACTTCCTCACCCTGATGTTCGACCAGGTGGTCAACCACATCGCGAAATACCAGGCGATGTACGCCGGGCAGGCGACCTGCCCGGTGGTGGTGCGGGCGGCCACCGGCGGGCACCGCGGGTACGGCCCCACCCACAGCCAGAGCCTGGAGAAGCACTTCCTCGGCGTCCCGCACCTGCGGGTGGTGGCCGCCTCGCTCTACCACGACCCGCGCGCGGTGTTCGCCGACTTCCTCGGCCGGGACGAGCCGGTGCTCTACGTGGAGCACAAGCTGCTCTACCCGCAGCACCTGAGCCTGCCGGCGCACGGGCGGGTCGGGGACCTGCTGGCCACCAGCGAGGCGTCGCCGGGCATGCTGCCGACCGTGCGGCTGTCCGCGGTGCCGGCGGCCGACTGCTCGGTCAGCGTGCTGGCGTACGGCTACCAGGCGCTGCTCGCCGCCCAGGTGATCGAGCGGCTCGCCGTCGAGGAGGAGATCTTCGCCGAGCTGATCGTGCCGGCCCAGATCGCCCCGATGGACTGGGCCCCGGTGGAGCGCTCGGTGGCCGTCACCGGCCGCCTGGTCACCGTCGAGGAGGGCGCCGACGGCTGGTCCTGGGGCTCGGAGGCGGCGTCGGTCATCTCCCGCCGCATGTTCGGGCGGCTGGACCGGCCGGTCGACGTCGTGGCCAGCGCGCCCACGGTCATCCCCTCGTCGAAGGCGAAGGAGGCCGGGGTCCTGGTCGGCAGTGCCCGCATCGAGGCGGCCGTCCGCGCCGCCGCCAGCTGA